The Tardiphaga alba genome includes a window with the following:
- a CDS encoding phage holin family protein, with product MLDKLSRKIERAKYAAGSYLHDQLDQTQAHVTSYAVAIGLYAAAAIFLIATILVGAMAGFRWTEFNYGHFEAFGALAALLGALMVGFTFLAIYRSQRPAKRIMPLASRLRVAISSSPSRDEIAPAATIASLATRSSEARGGAAISALVVASSLFGWAMLRRRNLRRSA from the coding sequence ATGCTCGACAAGCTGAGCCGAAAGATCGAGCGCGCCAAATATGCCGCCGGGTCCTACCTTCATGACCAACTTGATCAGACTCAAGCCCATGTAACCTCTTATGCCGTGGCTATTGGACTATACGCGGCGGCGGCCATCTTCCTCATCGCTACGATACTTGTCGGAGCCATGGCTGGTTTTCGGTGGACCGAGTTCAACTATGGTCATTTCGAAGCGTTTGGCGCTTTGGCTGCTCTTCTCGGCGCACTGATGGTCGGTTTCACCTTTCTCGCCATCTATCGCTCGCAACGCCCTGCCAAGCGCATCATGCCACTTGCGAGCCGATTGCGTGTCGCAATCAGCTCATCGCCATCTCGCGACGAAATCGCGCCGGCGGCGACCATCGCGTCGTTGGCTACGCGCAGCAGCGAGGCGCGCGGCGGTGCCGCCATCTCTGCACTCGTTGTCGCGTCGTCTCTCTTCGGATGGGCGATGCTGCGGCGGCGAAATTTACGACGATCAGCTTAG
- a CDS encoding histidine phosphatase family protein: MGVDAGTRTGNAKQRWPTTLWIVRHGESSGNVARDAAHAAGLADIAIDTRDVDVPLSGLGERQAEALGRWFADLPKLERPSVVLSSPYMRAQQTAEIITRVTCTDDRVLKIAHDERLREKEFGILDRLTRTGIEQRYPDEANRRALVGKFYYRPPAGESWADVVLRLRSVLDSVSLHYAGERVLIVAHQVVVLCLRYLLESMDEKTILAIDREGDVANCSVTEYGLLDGDEAMQLARYNYVAPLKREGAPVTEEPDDNGAAR; the protein is encoded by the coding sequence GTGGGCGTCGATGCAGGAACCCGAACGGGGAATGCCAAGCAGCGCTGGCCGACGACCCTTTGGATCGTGCGGCACGGGGAAAGCTCCGGAAATGTGGCCCGCGATGCGGCTCATGCGGCTGGACTGGCCGACATTGCCATCGACACGCGGGACGTCGATGTGCCTCTGAGCGGCTTGGGCGAGCGTCAGGCGGAAGCTCTAGGTCGCTGGTTTGCGGATCTTCCAAAGCTCGAACGGCCGAGTGTAGTTCTCAGCTCACCGTACATGCGAGCGCAACAGACTGCAGAAATCATTACGCGAGTGACTTGTACCGACGATCGGGTCCTGAAGATCGCGCACGACGAGCGGCTGCGGGAGAAGGAATTTGGAATACTCGATCGTTTGACGAGGACCGGCATCGAGCAGCGTTATCCGGACGAAGCGAACCGACGCGCACTTGTCGGCAAATTCTACTACCGACCACCTGCAGGTGAGAGCTGGGCGGATGTTGTGCTGCGGCTGCGGAGCGTTCTCGACTCCGTTAGTTTGCACTACGCTGGAGAACGCGTGCTCATTGTTGCCCATCAGGTCGTCGTCCTATGCCTGCGCTACCTTCTGGAATCGATGGACGAGAAGACGATTCTCGCGATCGATCGCGAGGGTGATGTGGCGAATTGTTCCGTGACCGAATACGGGTTGCTGGACGGCGACGAAGCGATGCAATTGGCGAGGTACAATTACGTGGCTCCGCTGAAGCGCGAAGGTGCGCCCGTCACGGAGGAGCCGGACGACAACGGAGCGGCGCGATGA
- a CDS encoding AI-2E family transporter — translation MRIDPPIPGEHLDTNREAAGLVAAVASTILAAMVISALYFGREIFVPMALAILLTFVLAPAVHALQHIRVPRSLAVVGVVLCAFACILGLASLFAAQLNDLAGELPKYQTTISQKISSLRSTTAGRGTLERASDMLRDLSNELDKPAPAVHGGPPGQVSLTPPGTVTPVPVEVRQPDPSALENLRTVLAPLVHPLATTGIIVIFVIFILIQREDLRNRLIRLAGAHDLQRTTAALDDAAARLSRLFLTQIAVNGAFGIVIGLGLWAIGIPSPILWGILAAVLRFVPYVGAIIAAAFPLILAVAVDPGWSLLLWTAALFVVVEPLVGHGIEPLVYGRSTGLSPVAVVVAATFWTALWGRSASSSPPLLRCVSWSSVVTWKNCNSWTLCSATDRP, via the coding sequence ATGCGAATCGATCCTCCAATTCCGGGCGAACATCTCGATACCAACCGAGAGGCGGCAGGTCTGGTCGCCGCAGTGGCAAGTACGATCCTTGCGGCGATGGTCATCTCCGCGCTTTACTTCGGGCGGGAAATCTTCGTGCCGATGGCATTAGCCATCCTGCTGACCTTTGTGCTGGCGCCTGCGGTACACGCCCTGCAGCATATTCGGGTGCCGCGGAGCCTTGCCGTTGTGGGGGTTGTCCTATGCGCGTTCGCCTGCATCCTTGGTCTGGCCAGCCTGTTCGCGGCGCAGTTGAACGATCTCGCCGGCGAGCTTCCCAAATACCAAACCACCATCAGCCAGAAGATCAGTTCGTTGCGGAGCACGACGGCCGGACGAGGGACACTAGAACGCGCCTCCGACATGCTCAGGGATCTAAGCAATGAGCTGGACAAGCCTGCGCCTGCGGTTCACGGCGGCCCCCCAGGACAGGTCTCCTTAACGCCGCCCGGAACGGTGACGCCGGTCCCGGTCGAGGTTCGGCAGCCCGATCCCAGCGCGCTTGAGAACCTGAGAACGGTTCTGGCGCCCTTGGTCCACCCGCTGGCAACCACCGGCATTATCGTCATCTTCGTGATCTTCATCCTCATCCAGAGGGAAGACCTCCGCAACCGGCTGATCCGGCTGGCCGGCGCCCACGACCTACAGCGGACAACCGCCGCGCTCGACGACGCCGCCGCGCGTCTCAGCCGGTTGTTTCTCACTCAGATCGCCGTCAACGGGGCATTTGGCATCGTGATTGGTCTAGGACTGTGGGCCATTGGCATCCCGAGTCCGATCCTTTGGGGAATATTGGCTGCTGTGCTGCGGTTTGTGCCGTATGTCGGCGCCATAATCGCGGCGGCGTTCCCATTGATCCTCGCCGTTGCCGTCGATCCGGGCTGGTCGCTCCTGCTCTGGACGGCAGCCCTCTTCGTTGTGGTCGAGCCGCTAGTTGGACACGGTATCGAACCGCTAGTCTACGGACGCAGCACCGGCCTATCGCCCGTCGCCGTCGTCGTCGCCGCGACCTTCTGGACCGCACTCTGGGGCCGATCGGCCTCGTCCTCGCCACCCCTCTTACGGTGTGTCTCGTGGTCCTCGGTCGTCACGTGGAAAAACTGCAATTCCTGGACGTTATGTTCGGCGACAGACCGGCCCTGA